Genomic DNA from Candidatus Saccharimonadales bacterium:
AGCGTCTCATAAAAGCTTTTGGCTGCTAGATTCTTATCTAACGCCGCCTGAAAATCATCAGGTATCATCATGTTCTTTTGCGAATCATATGCTGCGTCCCATCGCCCATCTTTTTTCGCCGCTTCAACCGCCTCTATACCGCTTGGCTGCATTCTGCCTGTTGCAGTTAGCTGCGCGATCTTTTCAACATTCACTTTTGACCACGTACTCTTCGGTCGCCTAGGCGTATATTTTTGCAAATAATGCTTATCGTCTAGCCCCCTTCGAATCCCGTCAATCCACCCATAACAAAGTGCGCCATCAAGCGCCTCTGGCTGAGTGATAGATTTTATACCTGATCCTTT
This window encodes:
- a CDS encoding YdeI/OmpD-associated family protein, producing the protein MIIESPIILFESLADWEAWLTKHYADEQGVVMKIAKKGSGIKSITQPEALDGALCYGWIDGIRRGLDDKHYLQKYTPRRPKSTWSKVNVEKIAQLTATGRMQPSGIEAVEAAKKDGRWDAAYDSQKNMMIPDDFQAALDKNLAAKSFYETLNKTNTYAILFRLHMAKKPETRQARIEKFIGMLERGEKIHG